CGACATCGTCGTCGATCCAAGTGATGCGACCGTGAAGCCCGCCGATCGTTATCACGTCCGACCCGACTTCGAGCGACGCGATAAGCTCGCGCATCTGCTTCGAGCGCTGCTGCTGCGGTCGAACGACGAGCAGGTACATTGCCGCGACAATGACCACGAGGTAGATGGCCGTGCCGTAGACTCCCATGTGAACCTCCGATAGCTGAGGATTTGCGTGGCCCGAGCGCATGTCTGGCCTGGCCACAATGACCAATCATACCATCGCGTCCGACGCGCCTGTAGGACGAATCAGTAGTCGTCAGCGCCCGGCCCATCGAGCCACTCTTGCAGGAACCCCTCGTAGGTCCCGGCGAGAATCGACTCCCGTGCCCTCGCCGTGAGATCGAGCAGGAAATGCAGGTTGTGAACGGACAGCAACGTCGCGCCGAGCATCTCCTTCATCACGAAGAGATGCCGCAGGTAGGCGCGAGAGTATGAACTGCAGGTGGGACACGAGCACGACTCGTCGACGGGACCGAAATCCCGGGCATACCGCGCGTTCTTCAGATTCATCCGCCCGACCGAGGAGAACGCCGTCCCGGTTCGCGCGGTCCTCGTGGGCAGCACGCAGTCGAACATGTCGACACCGAGGGCGATGGCCTGAAGAACCGTCGTGGGGTTCCCAACACCCATGAGATAGCGCGGCCGGTCGGCAGGTAGGGCATCGCAGACCGGGGCCAGCGACTCGAGCATGAGATCGTGTGGTTCGCCTACCGAGTATCCCCCGATGCCGTAGCCGGCGAACCCGATCTCTGCCGTCCGCTCCACACTCTCCCGCCGCAGCTGCGCATAGACGCCACCCTGGACGATGCCGAAGAGCGCCTGATCTTCGCGCGTGTGCGCCGCACGACATCGTGCTGCCCAACCGACGCTGCGCCGCACCGCATCGGCGACGACGCTCTCCTCGGCAGGGTACGGCGGACAGACGTCGAGCACCATCGCTATGTCGGCTCCGAGATCCTCCTGG
This region of Actinomycetota bacterium genomic DNA includes:
- the tgt gene encoding tRNA guanosine(34) transglycosylase Tgt, coding for MPLFDFTVQATDSGTSARAAMFETGHGPVQTPVFMPVGTRATVKGVTTPQLHEIGAQVLLANAYHLFLRPGTDVVRDAGGLHAFMNWDRVILTDSGGFQIFSLADTLKLTDDGVRFQSIVDGQYHFWTPEDNMAVQEDLGADIAMVLDVCPPYPAEESVVADAVRRSVGWAARCRAAHTREDQALFGIVQGGVYAQLRRESVERTAEIGFAGYGIGGYSVGEPHDLMLESLAPVCDALPADRPRYLMGVGNPTTVLQAIALGVDMFDCVLPTRTARTGTAFSSVGRMNLKNARYARDFGPVDESCSCPTCSSYSRAYLRHLFVMKEMLGATLLSVHNLHFLLDLTARARESILAGTYEGFLQEWLDGPGADDY
- the yajC gene encoding preprotein translocase subunit YajC is translated as MGVYGTAIYLVVIVAAMYLLVVRPQQQRSKQMRELIASLEVGSDVITIGGLHGRITWIDDDVVTLRIADGVEIRVDKNAVGKVLGAGDDAGDA